Proteins from one Bdellovibrionales bacterium genomic window:
- a CDS encoding ABC transporter ATP-binding protein has translation MSKVLIEAKCITKSFAKGGADGRGQPPGAGELNVLKGVDLQIHQGDAVSIVGPSGAGKSTLLHILGTLDRPSLGKIYFEGTDLTRKSTAELAQFRSQTMGFVFQFHHLLPEFTALENVLFPCRIAGESLTRATEKAKELFEMLGIAPRMNHYPSQLSGGEQQRVAIARALIRSPRVLLADEPTGNLDSQNAAIIQNLFFELKEKKNLTLIVVTHDNEFAARFSHRLELKDGMWVRRA, from the coding sequence ATGAGTAAAGTTTTGATCGAAGCCAAGTGCATCACCAAATCCTTCGCGAAGGGCGGAGCCGACGGCCGGGGGCAACCGCCGGGTGCGGGAGAACTCAATGTTCTTAAAGGTGTGGATTTGCAAATCCATCAAGGCGATGCGGTATCCATCGTGGGACCGTCGGGTGCGGGTAAAAGCACGCTGCTCCATATTCTAGGAACCTTGGATCGCCCCAGCCTCGGGAAAATTTATTTCGAGGGGACCGATCTCACCCGGAAAAGTACGGCGGAGCTCGCGCAGTTTAGAAGCCAAACTATGGGATTTGTGTTTCAGTTCCATCATTTGTTGCCTGAGTTTACAGCACTAGAAAATGTACTCTTTCCCTGCCGGATTGCCGGAGAATCTTTGACCCGAGCCACGGAAAAAGCCAAAGAGCTCTTCGAAATGCTGGGAATTGCTCCTCGGATGAATCACTATCCCTCGCAACTGAGCGGGGGTGAGCAACAACGAGTGGCTATTGCGCGAGCTCTCATTCGATCACCACGAGTTCTTCTGGCGGACGAACCCACGGGAAATTTAGATAGCCAAAATGCGGCGATCATTCAGAACTTGTTCTTTGAGCTAAAAGAGAAGAAGAACTTAACGCTGATAGTCGTGACCCATGACAACGAATTCGCCGCCCGTTTTTCTCACCGGTTAGAATTAAAAGACGGCATGTGGGTGAGAAGAGCTTGA